AAGTTCCCCAACAAACTCAAGCCACATCACTTCCCTTGATTTTGATAGCCAACTAGAAAACTGCTGATTTATTAAGATCAATAACAACAACACTCTCACACATCATCTGACAACAGCTTTATAAGTGTTCaattaattcttaattaattaaactcaGACACAAGAAACTCAAATAGAAACAAACCAAATGTCATATTCCACACAAGTCAAGACTGTCACCTATCATTTTCAAATTGGGTGTAGCAGTAGCTCAATTAAATTTGTCATGCAACTTGAGTCAGATAATTTAATGGCGTTTTTATTGCAAATAATTATTTGTGGTTAAATTGTCAATTGatgataaataattcaaatggACTCATTTAGTTAAGAAGTAATTAAGAACTTTATTCTCACTCTTGAATGTTCAGTCATAAATAATTTCAGAGTTTTTCAGGTGCACGAATAGGAAGGAAGTTTCCATGTTTGTCATGGTAACTATCAAATTGTTGCATATAAAACATAGTCTAAAAAAATGTCCCCTTTTTTTCATGTATACCCCCAGAAATACCTCTAATTGTCTATTACCCTTGGAAACCCAAAATGACATATATACCCCTCTATATACCTTGAAATGTGAGAatagattcatatatataaatctttgcttcacccaataaaaaaataaaataaaattttatgcgAAGTTTTTTTGTCCAGTGGATAATTGGAAAAAATAtatctcaaaatataaaaaatcatgtaaaaaaatatatatatcaccatGTTATAAGgtagttaatattttatttctctcCTAAGTCGAAGATTAATAGTGTTTATATTAGGTTAATATAGAGATATAAGGACTTATGCACATAACTTACGTAGACGTAcacaattaatatttataattatgtatatcttattatattcaatttttgaattaacCTAAATTGTTGTGAtctgattcaagtttgaattgggtcctaattatctaattttaaatgtgtgaatatacatattaatcatatgttgtgtccTTGGGGCAAAATTGTTAAATCTATGATGGACAGACTTGTAATTAGTCTcataaaaatttcttataaatagagTGTGGTCCTTGAGCATCAATAATTAGAGATTCAGAATTATATTTTCTGAATTAAGGTTCCCATCTCCCCTGATcagtgagaagaaccacaaCACCCAATCACATTCATcgtaatcaatggattcaagtgcaggtacgCTTCGCCACTTTTTTTGTTCCTAAGTAATTTCCAAATAAAGAGATACAGAGTTTGAACTAGGGTTTATATTGATTAGATCCATCAGTTTacccttatttaaaaaaaaaaaaaatctatgccATTAAAATATgatatgtttataaatataaaagatgtaaagaatatattatatattctttcaTAATGTAATATGGTgagagtataaaaaaaatacaaaagatattctgtacatgatttttttttttttgcagttcaacattattttttaaaaattttaatattaatttaattttattgctaAAGCTGTTTTAtctcaaaaaatattatactaAAGTCTCAGGATAAAAAGTCGAGAGTTTGAATTTCTCCCCACATAATGAATAGTATAAATAGTGGTATACCCatattataaagaaaaacttaattagtatttcaaataaaaaaattaatttctaccTAAAGATAGTTATTTACCActattactaaatttttttatttaaatcattaatAATTATCAGGATTTACTTAAAAATTAGGATTGTTCAGgggtaaatatgtaatttagcCATATATAATGACCACTTTATGGAGGGGTATGAAGGTAAATTACCATCTTAGAGCACACTACTTCGACAACTTGGACGGCTGTCTTCTCACACGTGATCGGGCTTCGCACGCAGAGACTCGCGCGGTGTTTCGGATCGGATCCTTCAGAGACCCGCTAACGacccgagagagagagagcgagctCCATCTTCGGGCTCTGCAAAGCTCGGCGGCGGCGGCGATGGATCTACTGCCCGGCGAGGGCGGAGGGACGCCGTCTATTGCCAGACGGCAGGGGTTCCGATCGCTGAAGTTGGTGAATTTCGCCATGGATGAACCGCTCCCGACTGAGCCCGTCGGTGTTGAATATGGCGTCCTCGAGAATGGGCTCTCTTACTACGTTCGCTCCAACCCCAAGCCTCGTATGCGCGCTGCCCTTGCACTCGCGGTCAAGGTCGGGTAAGCCCCTCTTGTCGATCCTGTCTTTGATTCCTTGTTGCTTGGTGGAAAAGTGTGATTGATTTCGTTGAGTTGATGCGGGCTTTGGTTTTTGAGAATGCGTTGTTTGGCATAACTTGTGAGTTGAATTTCTCTTTTGGAAGTCGATTTCgtttgaggaattttttttaacttgggAGTGTTGTGATTATGCTTGGTGTTAGTCGAATTAGTGATCCTTGATACCTTCCCGCAATTATGTTTAGTTTGCAGTAGCTTGTTGCGACTTCGATCAGTTTCTCTCTTTTGCCATGTGGCTTGATTTCTCATAGGTTGAGAAAGTTGAGTTTTTGATGCTGCATATTGATTGTTATCTGATCTCCTTTTGTCTATTTCTCATTGTTAGTTgactacattttttttttgttaatgttcTGTTCTCTCATTTTTACTGTGTTATTCAATACCCGAATCAAtggccttttctttttctttgtatttgcCTTATTGTTGGTCACAGCTGTTTTGGTAATATTGTTTGAAAACAATTTCATTGGCTATGATGCAGCTCAGTTTTGGAAGATGAGGAGGAGCGCGGAGTTGCTCACATTGTTGAACACCTTGCTTTCAATGCAAcaacaaaatacacaaatcatgATATTGTTAAGTTTCTTGAAAGCATTGGAGCTGAGTTTGGCGCTTGTCAAAATGCACTCACTTCTTCTGATGAAACTATATATGAGTTGCTTGTTCCAGTAGACAAGCCTGGTCTCCTATCGCAGGCCATATCTGTTTTGGCTGAATTCAGCTCTGAGGTTAGATTACCCATTTGTTGCATTTTTCTGTATCCCCAGTTTTCATTATGCTGCTTCGAGTAATTGAATTCCTTGTATGAGATAGATTCGGGTTGCGGCAGAAGATCTTGAGAAAGAAAGGGGTGCTGTTTTAGAAGAATATAGAGGAGGGCGTAATGCTGCAGGGCGGATGCAGGATGCTCATTGGATTCTAATGTTTGAGGGCTCAAAGGTttgcctttttattttctttgacatTGCATGAACTGCTAAAGCTGTGGGATAACTATCTTCTGTGATCATTATAGTCCTAGATTATTTTCTGACTTGTGATGCTGGTGCAGTATGCAGAACGTCTGCCAATTGGTTTGGAGAAGGTGATACGAACAGTTACTCCTGAAACAGTTAAGCAGTTTTACAAGAAGTGGTATCACTTGAGCAACATGGCCGTAGTTGCTGTTGGGGATTTCAATGATACACAGGTTGACTTTCTTGAATTATAGTATGTCTTAAACTATTATCgccttttcttttaatcttgtAACACTCTTAAccccctttttcttttcctcttacAGAGTGTAGTTGACTCAATAAAGATTCATTTCGGGCAGAAAGTTCCCTCATCTATCATTCCTGTCATACCTGATTTCCCTGTCCCATCACACAATGAACCACGATTCTCATGTTTTGTTGAGTCGGAAGCTGCTGGTGTAAGTGGCACTTGCAAGTACCTTTGGTTTTATGATGGCATAGTTCTGCACATATTTTCAGAGATTGATCACATTTCTGGCTATGCTAATTTATCAGAGAATAGACCAATTCTAGGAACCCTACAATTGCAATGCACCATACTAGGGAATTCTTCCAGAAAATATATATGGTTGATCCTATAGGCACTAGAACGCAGTTTaaaatgtatttattatatcctaactcattattttctttccttttgacAATTAAAAACAGTCTGCAGTAATGATCAGCTGTAAGTTTCCAGCTAGTGATATGATAACTGTAAAGGATTACAGGGATTCACTAGCAGAAGCAATGTTCCATTGTGCTTTAAACCAGAGGTTCTTCAAAATAGCACGCAGAAAAGATCCACCATACTTCTCATGCTCTTCAGCTGCAGATGCACTTGTTCAGCCTGTTAAAGCTTATATTATGTCCTCAAGTTGCAGAGAAAAAGGAACTGTGGATGCCCTTGAATCGATGCTGATGGAGGTAGTCAGATTTTTTACTACAAAGGAGGTCTTGTGTTTAGCATTTCTTCTGATTGTTTTATAATATCTCAGCTTGCTAGGGTTCGGCTTCATGGGTTTTCTGATCGTGAGATATCCATTGTCCGTGCTTTGATGATGTCAGAAATTGAATCTGCCTACTTGGAGCGAGATCAAATGCAATCCACAAGTCTGAGAGATGAGTATTTGCAGGTAATTCCAGATCATTTGCTAaatatggtattttttttatgtatataaatagaTGTCTAACCAATCACGTTTTCTTACATACTGatagtttttcaaaaacttaatattttttCCTATTCCTTTTCATTACCGTTGCTCTCGTCTTAGGATTTTTTAGTGGTCGTATGTGTTCACCACttaatttagttgattttgttgGCACATTCTGTGGGCTGTGGAAGAATTATTTCTATGTTATAAACTGTCATTGTGACCTTTAGTATAGCTGCCTACatgcttaaaaaattttaaccttCTGGAGCGTATACATTCTATGCTATTCAAAGGACAATGTTAGGGTGCATCTAGTGGTATTATAGTAAAAACTAAATTGTATAATGGGACACGTATGTTTTTACTTTGAACAACAGTCAAGCAATGAGCTATTCTCTCTTGAAGAATGTTCCTGGTTGCTAAAAAACAACTGTTTGGAACAGCATAACATTTACCTTTACTTACATGAAGCACTTGTCATGTATTTAAGCTATGAAAGTCACTGTCCCAAATGGTGTTCTTATAGAGTCCAATTAAAGGAATTCTGGTGAAAAATCCCATTCATATTGGTGTagcaaattattttgaattttcagcAGGGTGAATATTTTAACTGCTGGACCTTAtgactttttaatatttaggtaggaatgttttatttatttgttatttttattttttgctagataatttaaaagtattaaCTTCTTCTGTTGAACTATGCAGCATTTTTTCCGAAAAGAGCCTATTGTTGGAATCGAGTATGAAGCTCAGTTGCAAAAGACAATCCTGGCTCGTAAGTGTGGCATGCATTCTTTGATATTTTGCAAATTAACTCTAGAGCATGCAAGCAGGGGGAGGGGCTTTTCTAGTGATTGATATTATCTAAAGTATATGATCAGAATTTATGGAAGAAAATTTTTGTCCATAAGTAAAGTTTCCCTACCTATTTCTAATGTAAATGCAATGAAATTTATATCATAAACATCTATTGCCCCTTCCTTTTCTTGTATGGTGATAAAGTCATGTGGTGACCCTATTCTTGTAATTATGATCAGCGCCATTACAACAATGACCAGTAAAACCTGTAACTTGCGGGTAAAGGTTAATTTCCCTCTTAGCTATTAGCTCtacataaaaattttgtttattttcctttttgtttaagATTTCAGTAGTCAGCATTCACACTACCTAAGACGTTGAAAACACCatattttgttcattcttttcaaCCGGTAAAACTCCAGCTTAATCATCCTATCTTATTTCTTGGTTGATGACGAGCCTGAGAAACTTTCAAACAGATATTTCTCCAGCAGAAGTATCCAAATTTGCTGCAAATTTCTGTACATCATGCAGTTGTGTGATAAAGATAGTGGAACCTCGTGCTTGCGCTAGATTGGAAGACCTGAAAGCGGCCGTATCAAAAGTCAATGCATTGGAGGGAGATAGACATATTTCTCCATGGGATGATGAACATGTCCCAGAAGAAATTGTTGGTGAGAAGCCACTACCAGGGTAAGCTTCACTTGCTTTTATCCCACTCTAAAGATACAAGTACATAACCTTATGTCTATGTTCTTTATTGGTTGTTCTTATGGAAACTGGATAACCTTTTCTCAATCCAATTTTCCTGGGATGCGGtttgtttgaattaaaattattattggtaatcttgttttctttttccgtCTGCTGATAGATCACTATGCATTGTGCAATTATGTTTCCCAGGAGCATCATAGAGCAGACTGAGCATACAAGTATTGAAACAACCGAGTTGCTTTTGTCAAATGGCATGCGGATTTGCTATAAGCGCACCAACTTTCTGGATGATCAGGTAATGGTCAATGAAAAATTCTCTGCACAAATTCAAATCGGCATGCTATGTAACCTGTGTAAGGTAGCCGAAAGACCTGATTGACTAAGTTATAAATGATGCGTACCCCTATTAGTAGTAGTTTGAATAGTTAACAAACATGTTctttaattagagattttctcgaagccatagaacctctaaATTGAACCTCAATTATCCGTCATTGTTTGCCAGAAAAAGTGGTAATTTGAATATGCAACTTCTAAACTACAAGTTAACTGCAATATAAATCTAGTATTGATTTTTCTATACATTTCTATTTCTATTCAGCTTTCAGGTGGTACTCAAATTTGCCgtagttttattttatcatcatcAAGTTTTGATTTGATCACATTCAGTTGACTTATTGTAGTTGGTCTCAACAGGTTATTTTTACTGGTTTTGCATATGGTGGTTTATCTGAACTGTCGGAAGATGAATACTTTTCTTGTTCCATGGGATCAACCATTTCTGGAGAAATTGGTGTATTTGGTTATAAACCATCTGTTCTTATGGATATGCTAGCTGGTAAAAGAGCTGAAGTAAGCACCAAAGTCGGGGCATACATGAGAACATTTTCTGGCGATTGCTCTCCTTCAGATCTCGAAACTGCCTTTCAGGTCTGTTTTTGGGCTTTATTAATGGGTGTGCAAGTGTTAATTCACAATTGCACCCATAT
This genomic window from Dioscorea cayenensis subsp. rotundata cultivar TDr96_F1 chromosome 20, TDr96_F1_v2_PseudoChromosome.rev07_lg8_w22 25.fasta, whole genome shotgun sequence contains:
- the LOC120251549 gene encoding zinc protease PQQL-like isoform X1, whose amino-acid sequence is MDLLPGEGGGTPSIARRQGFRSLKLVNFAMDEPLPTEPVGVEYGVLENGLSYYVRSNPKPRMRAALALAVKVGSVLEDEEERGVAHIVEHLAFNATTKYTNHDIVKFLESIGAEFGACQNALTSSDETIYELLVPVDKPGLLSQAISVLAEFSSEIRVAAEDLEKERGAVLEEYRGGRNAAGRMQDAHWILMFEGSKYAERLPIGLEKVIRTVTPETVKQFYKKWYHLSNMAVVAVGDFNDTQSVVDSIKIHFGQKVPSSIIPVIPDFPVPSHNEPRFSCFVESEAAGSAVMISCKFPASDMITVKDYRDSLAEAMFHCALNQRFFKIARRKDPPYFSCSSAADALVQPVKAYIMSSSCREKGTVDALESMLMELARVRLHGFSDREISIVRALMMSEIESAYLERDQMQSTSLRDEYLQHFFRKEPIVGIEYEAQLQKTILAHISPAEVSKFAANFCTSCSCVIKIVEPRACARLEDLKAAVSKVNALEGDRHISPWDDEHVPEEIVGEKPLPGSIIEQTEHTSIETTELLLSNGMRICYKRTNFLDDQVIFTGFAYGGLSELSEDEYFSCSMGSTISGEIGVFGYKPSVLMDMLAGKRAEVSTKVGAYMRTFSGDCSPSDLETAFQLVYQLFTTNVEPRDEEVKIVMQMAEEAILAQERDPYNTFANRVRELNYGNSYFFRPIRISDLKKVDPIKACEYFNNCFKDPSTFTVVLVGNIDPAVSLPLILQYLGGIPKSSEPILNYNRDDLKGLPFNFPGKIIREVVRSPMVEAQCSVQLAFPVVLKNTAMMEEIHFIGFLSKLLETKIMQVLRFKHGQIYSVGVSVFLGGNTPSRTGDVRGDISVNFSCDPDISWKLVDLALEEMHYLQDQGPSDEDITTILEIEQRAHENGLQENYYWMDRILRSYQSRAYFGDISASFEVQDEGRTKVRNSLTPYTAQSALQRLLPFPCRKQYTVVILMPQVSRLKLLMPLSLFKSSGFSRDAKILAAAAGAVLVGFSLWRYLRSSLNS
- the LOC120251549 gene encoding zinc protease PQQL-like isoform X2, which gives rise to MDLLPGEGGGTPSIARRQGFRSLKLVNFAMDEPLPTEPVGVEYGVLENGLSYYVRSNPKPRMRAALALAVKVGSVLEDEEERGVAHIVEHLAFNATTKYTNHDIVKFLESIGAEFGACQNALTSSDETIYELLVPVDKPGLLSQAISVLAEFSSEIRVAAEDLEKERGAVLEEYRGGRNAAGRMQDAHWILMFEGSKYAERLPIGLEKVIRTVTPETVKQFYKKWYHLSNMAVVAVGDFNDTQSVVDSIKIHFGQKVPSSIIPVIPDFPVPSHNEPRFSCFVESEAAGSAVMISCKFPASDMITVKDYRDSLAEAMFHCALNQRFFKIARRKDPPYFSCSSAADALVQPVKAYIMSSSCREKGTVDALESMLMELARVRLHGFSDREISIVRALMMSEIESAYLERDQMQSTSLRDEYLQHFFRKEPIVGIEYEAQLQKTILAHISPAEVSKFAANFCTSCSCVIKIVEPRACARLEDLKAAVSKVNALEGDRHISPWDDEHVPEEIVGEKPLPGSIIEQTEHTSIETTELLLSNGMRICYKRTNFLDDQVIFTGFAYGGLSELSEDEYFSCSMGSTISGEIGVFGYKPSVLMDMLAGKRAEVSTKVGAYMRTFSGDCSPSDLETAFQLVYQLFTTNVEPRDEEVKIVMQMAEEAILAQERDPYNTFANRVRELNYGNSYFFRPIRISDLKKVDPIKACEYFNNCFKDPSTFTVVLVGNIDPAVSLPLILQYLGGIPKSSEPILNYNRDDLKGLPFNFPGKIISCAQPYGGSPVFCPASISCGSKKYCYGVQANSCHKFLTNISMCFFNFDCNLH